One window of Bacillus alkalicellulosilyticus genomic DNA carries:
- a CDS encoding DUF1405 domain-containing protein: MVGFFQFFSKRWILLSLFLINLGGTIYGYIWYKGQLASTPSQFLLFVPDSPTASLFFLFVLLAFLQRKNWPLLEAFAAVTLLKYGLWAVAMNIGAGVTGATLNWQNYMLIFSHLGMALQAILYAPFYRIKPWHLVIVSIWVIHNEMIDYIYGMHPWVSWSLMPYIDHIGYFTFWLSLFSIGVVYVFGVQKGRFTLEIK; encoded by the coding sequence ATGGTTGGTTTTTTTCAATTTTTCTCAAAGCGTTGGATATTACTCAGTTTGTTTCTCATTAACTTAGGTGGGACGATTTATGGGTACATATGGTATAAAGGACAACTAGCTTCGACACCGTCTCAATTTTTGCTGTTTGTACCTGATAGTCCAACAGCTAGTTTATTCTTTTTATTTGTATTGCTTGCTTTCTTACAACGGAAGAACTGGCCCCTTCTTGAAGCCTTTGCAGCAGTCACGTTACTTAAGTACGGACTTTGGGCGGTTGCCATGAACATTGGGGCAGGGGTTACGGGAGCGACTCTAAATTGGCAAAATTACATGCTTATTTTCTCTCATTTAGGAATGGCTCTTCAAGCTATACTTTACGCCCCTTTTTATCGAATTAAGCCTTGGCACTTGGTCATTGTTAGCATTTGGGTAATACATAACGAAATGATTGATTATATTTATGGGATGCATCCTTGGGTGTCGTGGTCGTTAATGCCATACATCGACCATATTGGTTATTTTACATTTTGGTTAAGTTTATTTTCAATTGGGGTTGTTTATGTTTTTGGTGTTCAAAAAGGCAGATTTACGCTTGAAATCAAGTGA
- a CDS encoding ubiquinol-cytochrome c reductase iron-sulfur subunit, whose translation MSEKDHKVSRRQFLTYTLTGVGGFMAASMIMPMARFALDPALKVGEESDMVPISLKADEVTEEPQRVNFEFEQVDAWYTSDVTRSAWVFKTGNEIIALSPVCTHLGCTVDWNTNPDYQNQFFCPCHFGRFELDGTNVAGTPPTEPLHKYDLEVRDGTIYLGRPRPQV comes from the coding sequence GTGAGTGAGAAAGACCATAAAGTATCAAGACGACAATTCCTTACTTACACGTTGACCGGTGTTGGAGGCTTCATGGCTGCGAGTATGATTATGCCAATGGCTCGTTTTGCTTTAGATCCTGCTTTAAAAGTGGGCGAAGAAAGTGATATGGTTCCGATTTCATTAAAAGCTGATGAAGTCACAGAAGAACCACAACGTGTGAATTTTGAATTTGAACAAGTAGATGCGTGGTATACGTCAGATGTGACTCGATCTGCATGGGTATTTAAAACAGGAAACGAAATAATTGCGTTATCTCCTGTATGTACTCATTTAGGCTGTACAGTTGACTGGAATACAAACCCAGATTATCAAAATCAATTTTTCTGCCCATGTCATTTCGGTCGCTTTGAATTAGATGGAACAAACGTTGCAGGAACACCACCAACCGAACCACTTCATAAGTACGACCTTGAGGTTCGTGATGGAACAATTTATTTAGGAAGACCAAGACCACAAGTATAG
- the trpA gene encoding tryptophan synthase subunit alpha, with amino-acid sequence MTRVKSHIENKQGLFIPFIMAGDPSPEVTIELALTLQDAGAHVIELGIPYSDPLADGPVIQRSAKRALAHGMSLQKALELVPQMRKRGLTVPVIIFTYFNPLLQFGEERFMEAAKQYEVDGLLVPDLPYEESEKVASLCKEAGLSYISLVAPTSKARVEMIASEAQGFLYCVSSLGVTGVRNEFSPSVFEFLEDVKKHSPVPIAVGFGISNKEQVDALSSYCDGIIVGSAITKLVEEHETLLLNENTRKEGLEQIKRFVLSLIS; translated from the coding sequence ATGACAAGAGTAAAGTCTCACATTGAAAACAAACAAGGCTTGTTTATTCCATTTATTATGGCCGGTGACCCTTCTCCGGAAGTAACCATTGAATTAGCACTGACCTTACAAGATGCAGGTGCGCATGTGATTGAACTTGGAATTCCTTATTCTGACCCGCTTGCTGATGGTCCTGTTATTCAACGTTCAGCAAAACGAGCCTTAGCTCACGGCATGTCATTACAAAAAGCTCTTGAACTTGTTCCTCAAATGAGAAAGAGAGGATTAACGGTTCCTGTTATTATTTTCACATATTTTAATCCTTTACTTCAGTTCGGGGAAGAACGGTTTATGGAAGCAGCAAAACAATATGAAGTGGATGGTTTACTTGTGCCAGACCTTCCTTATGAAGAAAGTGAAAAAGTAGCGTCCCTTTGTAAAGAAGCGGGATTGTCGTATATTTCTCTTGTAGCACCGACATCAAAGGCAAGAGTTGAAATGATCGCAAGTGAAGCTCAAGGCTTTTTATATTGCGTTTCCTCTTTAGGTGTAACAGGAGTTCGTAATGAATTTTCTCCATCTGTTTTTGAATTTTTAGAAGATGTCAAAAAGCATAGTCCAGTTCCAATTGCAGTCGGCTTTGGAATCTCGAATAAAGAACAAGTTGATGCACTAAGTTCTTATTGTGATGGAATTATCGTAGGAAGTGCGATAACGAAACTTGTGGAAGAGCATGAAACTCTTCTTCTAAATGAAAACACAAGAAAAGAAGGGCTTGAACAGATAAAAAGGTTTGTTCTCTCTCTCATTTCATAA
- the hisC gene encoding histidinol-phosphate transaminase has protein sequence MKAKKQLVGLPSYKPGKPIEEVKKEFGLEKVIKLASNENPFGASKQVKAAISEAAGNTAIYPDGYAASLREEVASFLDVDQNQLVFGNGSDEVIQMLCRTFLSPENNTVTAHPTFSQYKLNAVIEGSEVKEVPLKDGVHDLDAMLEAIDEKTRIVWVCNPNNPSGTYNTESDFLAFLQKVPKDVLVVSDEAYYEYVTANDFPETIPLLKQYENLIVLRTFSKAYGLAGLRVGFGVGNPKVISLLDPVRPPFNNNAISHVAAIAAVKDQQFIKDCYEKNKEGIDQYLQFCEKYNLKYYPTQANFILIDFKVSGDVLFQYLLERGYIIRSGEALGFPTCIRITVGSKEENDGIISELSAWLEKAQVAQ, from the coding sequence ATGAAAGCGAAAAAACAATTAGTTGGTCTTCCTTCCTATAAACCAGGAAAACCGATCGAAGAAGTAAAGAAAGAATTTGGATTAGAAAAAGTAATTAAGCTTGCATCCAATGAAAATCCATTTGGTGCCTCAAAACAAGTGAAGGCTGCGATTAGTGAAGCTGCAGGAAATACTGCGATTTACCCTGATGGCTATGCTGCTTCATTAAGGGAAGAAGTCGCTTCATTTTTAGACGTTGACCAAAACCAATTAGTATTTGGAAATGGTTCTGATGAAGTGATTCAAATGTTATGTCGTACGTTCTTATCTCCTGAAAATAATACGGTTACTGCTCATCCGACATTTTCTCAATATAAGCTAAATGCTGTCATAGAGGGATCTGAAGTGAAAGAGGTGCCTTTAAAAGATGGAGTACATGACCTAGATGCGATGCTAGAGGCAATTGATGAGAAAACAAGAATTGTATGGGTATGTAATCCGAATAATCCTTCAGGAACATATAACACGGAGAGTGATTTTCTAGCCTTTTTACAAAAGGTGCCTAAGGATGTTCTTGTAGTTTCTGATGAAGCATATTACGAGTATGTGACAGCAAATGATTTCCCTGAAACGATTCCATTACTGAAGCAATATGAAAATTTAATTGTATTACGTACATTCTCTAAAGCATATGGCTTGGCAGGATTACGTGTTGGTTTTGGTGTTGGAAACCCAAAGGTGATTTCACTATTAGACCCTGTTCGCCCGCCATTTAATAACAATGCGATTTCTCATGTGGCTGCAATCGCAGCGGTGAAGGACCAACAGTTTATAAAAGATTGTTATGAAAAAAATAAAGAAGGCATTGATCAATACCTTCAATTTTGTGAGAAATATAATTTAAAATATTATCCGACACAAGCGAATTTTATCTTAATCGATTTTAAAGTGTCAGGAGATGTTTTATTCCAATATTTATTAGAACGAGGCTATATCATTCGCTCTGGTGAAGCTCTTGGATTCCCAACGTGTATTCGAATCACTGTGGGAAGTAAAGAAGAAAATGACGGAATCATTAGTGAGCTTTCAGCGTGGTTAGAAAAAGCGCAAGTGGCCCAGTGA
- a CDS encoding YpiF family protein, producing MKWQTTEMDTYLQAKEYVDTAIIPLIPISLQQQVKSTVAMGEFITIITNELERQFHGRVIEIPPFTYVKSEPINERLDRLNTWYQDLKDSGVVHVVFLTSDSEWKTVEQEVPELLLWLPTIPLEHMEQKYKVEAISDQIKQLIPIMTNKWQNC from the coding sequence ATGAAGTGGCAGACAACAGAAATGGATACATATTTACAAGCGAAGGAATATGTGGATACGGCGATTATTCCGCTCATTCCGATTTCGCTTCAGCAACAAGTGAAATCGACAGTTGCAATGGGTGAGTTTATTACGATTATTACAAATGAGCTTGAGCGGCAGTTCCATGGAAGAGTGATTGAAATCCCTCCATTTACATATGTTAAGTCAGAACCGATAAATGAACGCCTTGACCGCTTGAACACATGGTATCAAGACTTAAAGGATAGTGGGGTCGTTCATGTTGTGTTTTTAACGTCTGATTCAGAGTGGAAAACAGTGGAACAAGAGGTGCCAGAATTATTACTATGGCTTCCGACAATTCCCCTGGAACATATGGAACAGAAATATAAAGTTGAGGCGATTTCAGACCAAATCAAACAGCTCATCCCAATTATGACAAACAAGTGGCAAAATTGTTAA
- the ypjB gene encoding sporulation protein YpjB: protein MRNFAILAILLVILTFPTISLADHGFDKNKWNELNELSDKVLQLIKQEKYGEAKQVLEYFSEQFLTIHYDEANVTMKDLRVVTSSFDEAFAAVTSASMTHEERILKVTEFRLAIDALSTDNRPLWKNSQKSIYQAIDGVKEAVAGESNQELQHRINHFLRLYQMIRPALMLDLEGYEFQRLESYITFLERYRHEMIGDESKQVQLLGLEKELKYVYEGIREDSADPSLLWVMFTIGGMIIVSLSYVGWKKYRAEKKKVKLKQ, encoded by the coding sequence ATGCGGAACTTTGCAATACTTGCCATTTTACTAGTAATATTAACTTTTCCCACTATAAGTCTAGCAGACCATGGATTTGATAAAAATAAATGGAATGAGTTAAACGAACTATCTGATAAAGTACTGCAACTTATAAAACAAGAGAAGTACGGGGAAGCCAAGCAAGTGTTAGAGTATTTTTCTGAGCAATTTTTAACAATTCATTATGATGAGGCCAATGTAACGATGAAAGATCTTAGAGTAGTCACAAGCTCGTTCGATGAAGCCTTTGCTGCGGTGACAAGTGCGTCTATGACCCATGAAGAGAGGATATTAAAAGTTACAGAATTTAGGCTTGCCATTGATGCTTTATCTACAGATAATCGGCCGCTTTGGAAAAACTCTCAAAAATCAATCTACCAAGCAATAGACGGTGTGAAAGAAGCAGTAGCAGGTGAAAGTAATCAAGAGCTACAACACCGAATCAATCATTTTCTTCGTCTTTATCAAATGATTCGTCCTGCTCTTATGTTGGACTTAGAAGGATATGAGTTTCAACGATTAGAATCATACATTACCTTTCTTGAACGATACCGTCATGAGATGATTGGTGATGAGAGCAAGCAGGTTCAATTACTCGGTTTAGAGAAAGAACTTAAGTATGTTTATGAAGGTATTAGAGAAGATAGTGCGGATCCTTCATTGCTATGGGTTATGTTTACTATCGGTGGAATGATAATCGTTTCCCTTTCTTATGTAGGATGGAAAAAGTACCGTGCAGAAAAGAAAAAGGTAAAACTAAAACAATAG
- a CDS encoding prephenate dehydrogenase: MKRKAFVIGLGLIGGSIALALKREHNVSIRGFDINEQQVKMAQSLKVIDEAVESIEAGVSEADLIILATPVSKTEVLLEEISTMALKPGAIITDVGSTKKRIFEKASCLLDKGVTFIGGHPMAGSHKSGVEAARAHLFENAFYILTPSEQTDMKQVIQLQNWLKGTHAKFIQLTPHQHDKLAGAISHFPHIVAAGLVHQVAKIEDEDPLVSRLAAGGFRDITRIASGSPVMWRDILLHNKDSLLELLDKWQEEMTYVRELIAKEDNVNIHQYFQEAKQFRDELPAHRKGAIPAFYDLFVDVPDHPGVISDVTKILADENISITNIRIIETREDIMGVLRLSFRSQEDRLQAKQTLEAELYETYMEE; the protein is encoded by the coding sequence GTGAAACGTAAAGCATTTGTCATAGGCTTAGGTTTAATAGGAGGCTCGATTGCTCTTGCGCTAAAGCGAGAGCATAACGTCTCCATCCGTGGTTTCGATATAAATGAACAGCAGGTAAAAATGGCGCAGTCGTTAAAAGTAATTGATGAAGCTGTTGAATCGATAGAGGCTGGAGTAAGTGAAGCTGACTTAATCATTCTTGCTACTCCGGTATCAAAGACAGAAGTGTTGCTTGAAGAAATTTCAACGATGGCGTTGAAACCTGGAGCGATTATTACAGATGTAGGAAGTACCAAGAAACGAATTTTCGAAAAGGCTAGCTGTTTGTTAGATAAGGGAGTGACGTTCATTGGGGGTCATCCAATGGCAGGTTCTCATAAGAGCGGAGTAGAGGCAGCGCGAGCTCATCTTTTTGAAAATGCGTTTTACATCTTAACACCTTCCGAACAAACAGATATGAAACAAGTCATTCAGTTGCAAAATTGGTTAAAGGGGACTCATGCTAAATTCATCCAACTTACTCCTCATCAACATGATAAATTAGCGGGAGCGATTAGTCATTTTCCACATATTGTGGCAGCTGGACTTGTTCATCAAGTAGCCAAAATAGAAGATGAAGATCCGTTAGTTTCGCGACTAGCTGCTGGTGGCTTTAGAGATATTACAAGGATAGCTTCAGGTAGTCCAGTGATGTGGAGAGACATTCTGTTACATAATAAAGATAGTCTATTAGAACTTCTTGATAAATGGCAAGAAGAGATGACCTATGTTCGTGAACTCATTGCCAAAGAAGACAATGTAAATATTCACCAGTATTTTCAAGAAGCGAAACAATTCCGTGATGAGCTTCCCGCACATAGAAAAGGTGCGATTCCGGCATTTTATGATTTATTCGTAGATGTACCAGACCATCCAGGTGTGATTTCTGATGTGACAAAGATTTTAGCAGATGAAAATATTAGTATTACAAACATCCGTATCATTGAAACTCGAGAAGACATTATGGGAGTGTTACGCTTAAGTTTTAGGTCACAAGAAGATAGACTACAAGCGAAGCAAACCTTAGAAGCTGAGCTATATGAGACATATATGGAAGAGTAG
- the qcrB gene encoding menaquinol-cytochrome c reductase cytochrome b subunit, protein MLQRIYDWVDERLDITPMWRDIADHEVPEHVNPAHHFSAFVYCFGGLTFFVTVIQILSGMFLTMYYVPDIINAYQSVAYLQNEVAFGVIVRGMHHWGASLVIVMMFLHTLRVFFTGSYKKPRELNWVVGVLIFFVMLGLGFTGYLLPWDMKAYFATVVGLQIAESVPVVGGFAKTLLAGGEVIGASTLARFFAIHVFFLPGALLGLLGAHFYMIRKQGISGPL, encoded by the coding sequence ATGTTACAGAGAATCTATGATTGGGTTGATGAGCGTCTAGATATTACGCCTATGTGGCGAGATATTGCAGACCATGAAGTGCCAGAGCATGTTAACCCGGCCCACCACTTTTCAGCATTTGTTTATTGCTTCGGTGGATTAACATTTTTCGTTACGGTAATTCAAATTTTATCTGGTATGTTTTTAACAATGTACTATGTTCCAGATATTATTAACGCATATCAATCTGTTGCTTATTTACAAAATGAAGTTGCCTTTGGTGTCATTGTACGTGGAATGCATCACTGGGGCGCTAGTTTAGTTATCGTAATGATGTTTTTACATACGTTACGTGTATTCTTTACCGGTTCATACAAAAAACCTCGTGAATTAAACTGGGTAGTTGGCGTACTTATTTTCTTTGTTATGTTAGGCCTAGGTTTCACAGGATATTTATTACCATGGGATATGAAAGCTTACTTCGCAACAGTAGTAGGTCTTCAAATCGCAGAAAGTGTACCGGTAGTCGGTGGCTTTGCGAAAACACTATTAGCAGGTGGAGAAGTAATTGGGGCATCAACGTTAGCGCGTTTCTTTGCTATCCATGTATTCTTCCTACCAGGTGCTCTACTAGGTTTATTAGGAGCTCACTTTTATATGATTCGTAAACAAGGGATTTCAGGTCCATTGTAA
- a CDS encoding menaquinol-cytochrome c reductase cytochrome b/c subunit codes for MHRGKGMKFVGDSRVVAPEYRKKQNIPKDYSEYPGKTEAFWPNFLLKEWMVGAVFLMGYLCLTIAHPAPLERMADPTDAGYIPLPDWYFLFMYQLLKYPYAAGDYTVLGTVVMPGLAFGALMLAPWLDRGPERRPTKRPIASGLMLLAVIATIYLTWESVDQHDWEAAAQQGAIIEHEIDQDAQGYEIYAAQSCIGCHGNQMEGGSAGYALVETGLSVEEIKEIVINGRGAMPGGMFDGTEEELEILAQYIANDGNDSEQ; via the coding sequence ATGCATCGTGGAAAAGGAATGAAGTTTGTTGGTGACTCACGTGTAGTAGCACCTGAGTACCGCAAAAAGCAAAACATTCCCAAGGACTATTCAGAGTATCCTGGGAAAACAGAAGCGTTTTGGCCAAACTTCCTTTTAAAAGAATGGATGGTAGGTGCAGTGTTTTTAATGGGCTATCTTTGTTTAACGATTGCTCATCCGGCACCACTTGAGAGAATGGCAGACCCAACAGACGCTGGGTATATTCCATTGCCAGACTGGTACTTCCTATTCATGTATCAGTTATTGAAATATCCGTATGCAGCTGGGGATTATACTGTTTTAGGAACGGTTGTTATGCCTGGGTTAGCATTTGGAGCATTAATGTTAGCACCATGGTTAGACAGAGGACCTGAACGACGTCCTACGAAACGACCAATCGCTTCAGGATTAATGTTATTAGCAGTTATTGCAACGATTTACCTTACATGGGAATCAGTTGACCAGCATGACTGGGAAGCAGCAGCACAACAAGGGGCAATCATTGAACATGAAATTGACCAAGATGCGCAAGGATACGAAATCTATGCGGCACAGTCTTGTATCGGTTGTCATGGTAATCAAATGGAAGGTGGTTCTGCAGGCTATGCCCTAGTGGAAACCGGCCTATCAGTTGAAGAAATTAAGGAAATTGTAATAAACGGTCGTGGAGCAATGCCAGGTGGTATGTTTGATGGTACGGAAGAAGAGCTTGAAATTTTAGCTCAGTATATTGCAAACGATGGTAACGACTCAGAACAATAA
- a CDS encoding ReoY family proteolytic degradation factor, with the protein MSSVISVVEKKDFLKWFLNAFQLKRRECAWLLNYLISDDVLMERVHFVEKAEYCPKALVISTTEVENVPFSFHKHKHVTMDAEKAFHDIRLNCDENIYIQLNFLGSKSNPQYAAVLEENPFIPEDHELATVDGVIAEIFLDKALASFTREQVMCKINEALDNKDYELFIELTELLKKL; encoded by the coding sequence ATGAGTAGCGTTATTTCTGTCGTTGAAAAGAAAGACTTTTTAAAGTGGTTTTTAAATGCTTTCCAATTAAAACGGAGAGAATGTGCTTGGTTGCTGAATTATCTTATCAGTGATGATGTACTTATGGAACGTGTTCATTTTGTTGAAAAAGCAGAATATTGTCCAAAGGCCTTAGTTATCTCAACGACAGAGGTAGAAAATGTCCCATTCTCATTTCATAAGCACAAGCATGTGACAATGGATGCAGAAAAGGCTTTTCACGATATTCGCTTGAACTGTGATGAAAATATTTACATTCAATTAAATTTTCTTGGTTCAAAATCTAATCCACAATACGCCGCCGTTCTTGAAGAGAACCCGTTTATTCCTGAGGACCATGAGCTAGCGACGGTTGATGGAGTTATCGCTGAAATCTTTCTAGATAAAGCACTGGCTTCATTTACTAGAGAACAAGTAATGTGTAAAATTAATGAGGCTCTTGACAACAAAGATTACGAACTTTTTATAGAGCTAACCGAATTATTAAAAAAATTATAG
- the aroA gene encoding 3-phosphoshikimate 1-carboxyvinyltransferase: MNESVQAVNEKGLNGTLTVPGDKSISHRAVMFGAIAEGITTVEGFLPGEDCLSTISCFQKLGVTIEQNGDKVEIEGKGYEGLQEPQDILDVGNSGTTTRLMMGILATLPFHSVIIGDESIAKRPMSRVTNPLREMGAQIDGRDNGNLTPISIRGGHTKGISYQSKVASAQVKSCILLAGLQSEGETSVTEPHRSRDHTERMLSAFGVPVKRDGLTTSVRGGQTLTAQHIVVPGDISSAAFLLVAGSIVPNSKITLENVGVNPTRTGIIDVLQQMGARLEISNQRIVNDEPVADLTISTSELQGIEISGDIIPRLIDEIPVIALLATQATGTTVIKDAEELKVKETNRIDTVVSQLKKLGASIEATDDGMIIHGKTELHGANVSSFGDHRIGMAMAIAGCITKGQVTIENSDAIAVSYPNFFEHLRTLQQ, encoded by the coding sequence ATGAACGAATCGGTACAAGCAGTAAATGAAAAAGGATTAAACGGCACATTAACAGTCCCTGGTGACAAATCAATTTCTCATCGCGCTGTCATGTTTGGAGCAATTGCTGAGGGAATAACGACTGTCGAAGGTTTTTTACCGGGTGAAGATTGTTTGAGTACAATTTCATGCTTTCAAAAGTTAGGCGTAACCATTGAGCAAAACGGTGATAAGGTTGAAATTGAAGGAAAAGGATACGAAGGGCTGCAGGAACCACAGGATATTTTAGATGTTGGTAACTCAGGAACAACCACTCGATTGATGATGGGAATTCTTGCAACCTTACCGTTTCATTCTGTAATTATTGGGGATGAATCCATTGCGAAGCGACCAATGTCGCGGGTCACAAACCCACTACGTGAAATGGGTGCACAAATTGATGGACGAGACAATGGGAATTTAACTCCAATTTCAATCCGTGGAGGCCATACAAAAGGAATATCTTATCAATCAAAGGTTGCAAGCGCTCAAGTAAAATCATGTATTCTATTAGCGGGTCTTCAAAGTGAAGGTGAGACTTCCGTTACCGAGCCGCATCGTTCTCGTGATCATACAGAACGAATGTTGTCTGCCTTTGGTGTGCCAGTTAAACGAGACGGATTAACAACCTCTGTTCGTGGGGGACAAACGTTAACGGCTCAACATATTGTGGTACCTGGGGATATCTCTTCTGCTGCATTTCTTCTTGTAGCTGGTTCAATCGTACCTAACAGTAAAATTACACTTGAAAATGTAGGTGTAAACCCAACTAGAACAGGAATTATAGATGTATTACAACAAATGGGTGCCCGTCTTGAAATCAGCAATCAACGAATTGTAAATGATGAACCAGTCGCTGATTTAACGATTTCGACATCTGAGCTTCAAGGAATTGAAATTAGCGGAGACATCATTCCAAGATTAATTGATGAAATTCCAGTTATCGCGTTACTTGCAACTCAAGCGACTGGTACAACTGTGATTAAAGATGCTGAAGAATTAAAGGTAAAAGAGACGAACCGAATTGATACAGTTGTTAGTCAATTAAAAAAGCTAGGGGCTTCCATTGAAGCAACCGATGATGGAATGATTATTCATGGTAAAACTGAACTTCACGGAGCAAACGTGAGTAGTTTCGGGGACCACCGAATTGGTATGGCAATGGCGATTGCTGGTTGTATTACAAAAGGCCAAGTGACGATCGAGAATAGTGATGCGATTGCGGTGTCCTATCCAAACTTCTTTGAACACTTGCGTACACTTCAACAGTAA
- a CDS encoding tetratricopeptide repeat protein: MKIEDVISLIESGDIETGLAQLAKLEQTGDHETTYMVAQAYYQLGHLTNAKRLIDELIMLYPDEGELYTFAAEILIDSDEEDEAIDMLLEIKEQDSAFLQAQLFLADLYQMQGLEEVAEQKLLKAAKLAPNEEIVALGLGEFYLERGDYQKSIPYLKKALHSSETFEAYQVELRLAEAFSASGEFEEALIYYEKGLKKTEELSAYFGYGYTAFQVEDYEKAIVQFKKLKELDPNYTSLYPYLAKSYEAMHNLDEALHTINEGLKIDEYNEALYTQAAKISFKMNNLIAGENYLRDVIALNPSHVEAVQMLSSFLRTEERFEELLELLSHVKELGEDDPFHTWYEGVAQWKEEEFEKAYQAFQQVNDHFQEDLDFLEDYGQFLIEYGKRELGIQILKKVITLDSSRDDLVEIVEQLDNSY, translated from the coding sequence GTGAAGATAGAGGACGTAATTAGTTTAATCGAATCAGGGGATATTGAGACAGGACTAGCCCAGTTAGCTAAACTCGAACAGACAGGCGACCATGAAACAACATATATGGTTGCTCAGGCTTACTATCAATTAGGGCACCTTACTAATGCAAAGAGACTTATTGATGAACTTATCATGTTATATCCTGATGAAGGAGAATTATATACATTTGCTGCAGAAATTTTAATCGATAGTGACGAAGAAGATGAAGCCATTGATATGCTGTTAGAAATTAAAGAACAGGATTCCGCTTTTCTACAGGCTCAATTGTTTTTAGCAGACTTATATCAAATGCAAGGCTTAGAGGAAGTAGCTGAACAAAAATTGTTAAAAGCTGCAAAGCTTGCTCCAAACGAAGAGATTGTAGCGTTAGGGTTAGGAGAGTTTTATTTAGAACGTGGAGACTATCAAAAAAGTATCCCTTATCTCAAAAAAGCTCTTCATTCAAGTGAGACGTTTGAAGCTTATCAAGTCGAGCTTCGCTTAGCAGAGGCCTTTAGTGCATCTGGTGAATTTGAAGAAGCTCTTATTTATTATGAAAAAGGGCTTAAAAAAACAGAAGAGCTTTCTGCTTATTTTGGATATGGGTATACAGCGTTCCAAGTCGAGGATTATGAGAAGGCGATTGTCCAATTTAAAAAGCTGAAAGAACTTGACCCCAATTATACAAGTCTTTACCCGTATTTAGCAAAATCTTATGAAGCCATGCACAATCTTGATGAAGCTTTACATACAATTAATGAAGGATTGAAAATAGATGAGTATAATGAAGCATTATACACACAAGCAGCTAAAATTAGTTTTAAAATGAACAATCTGATAGCTGGCGAGAACTACCTTCGAGATGTCATTGCTTTAAACCCGTCACATGTGGAAGCGGTTCAAATGCTGTCTAGTTTTTTACGAACAGAGGAACGCTTTGAGGAACTGCTCGAGCTTTTATCCCACGTAAAAGAATTAGGTGAGGATGATCCTTTTCATACTTGGTATGAAGGGGTTGCGCAGTGGAAAGAAGAGGAATTTGAAAAAGCATATCAAGCATTCCAACAAGTGAATGACCATTTCCAAGAAGACTTAGATTTTTTAGAGGATTACGGTCAGTTTCTGATTGAATATGGAAAACGAGAGTTGGGTATACAGATCTTGAAGAAGGTAATAACTCTTGACTCAAGCCGAGATGATTTAGTAGAAATTGTTGAACAACTAGACAATTCTTACTAA